In Fusarium oxysporum f. sp. lycopersici 4287 chromosome 2, whole genome shotgun sequence, a genomic segment contains:
- a CDS encoding cysteine dioxygenase: MSVTLSAGLSVSDLTDRNKEEDGHAVLTPPLVPESLLSSSQIPYIQEVEHQYHHKQPSIIDSIAIMAIGIFTKPSALGVSHSTIPNVGPCQQNRFDELVVRLKDALGPSSGLTSDDVDVDFLQQLMEGYDGSDNMWKPYAFGDRSRGYTRNLVDEGNGKSNLLVLVWSPGKGSPIHDHGNAHCLMKILKGNLTETRYAFPNEDEEQKPMKIIGERTYKENSVAYMADELGLHRVSNRGSDFAVSLHLYTPPNVAKKGCHIFDEKTGRKSHVPGCHYYSAYGRLLKE, translated from the exons ATGTCGGTGACACTATCTGCCGGCTTGTCAGTATCGGATCTGACCGATAGGAATAAGGAAGAGGATGGCCATGCAGTGTTGACCCCGCCCCTTGTTCCAGAGTCTTTGTTGTCCTCTTCTCAGATACCATATATTCAAGAGGTAGaacatcaatatcatcataaacAACCAAGCATCATCGACAGCATAGCAATCATGGCCATCGGTATCTTCACCAAACCCTCTGCACTCGGCGTCAGCCACAGCACAATCCCCAACGTGGGTCCCTGCCAGCAAAATCGTTTCGACGAACTCGTGGTGCGACTCAAGGATGCCCTTGGTCCATCATCGGGGTTGACttctgatgatgttgatgttgacttcCTTCAACAACTGATGGAAGGATATGACGGCTCCGACAACATGTGGAAGCCCTATGCCTTCGGTGATCGCAGTAGGGGATATACCCGCAATCTCGTTGACGAAGGTAACGGCAAAAGTAATTTG CTTGTTCTTGTATGGTCTCCTGGAAAGGGGTCCCCTATCCACGACCACGGCAACGCCCactgcttgatgaagatTCTGAAGGGCAACCTCACCGAGACTCGATACGCATTTCCGAacgaggatgaagaacaGAAACCAATGAAGATCATTGGGGAAAGAACATATAAAGAAAACTCTGTCGCATATATGGCAGACGAACTAGGTCTTCATCGTGTATCCAACAGGGGTAGCGACTTTGCTGTATCCCTCCACT TGTACACTCCTCCCAACGTAGCTAAAAAGGGATGCCATATCTTTGACGAGAAGACAGGACGGAAAAGCCATGTACCAGGTTGTCACTACTACTCCGCTTATGGGCGGCTGCTGAAGGAGTAG
- a CDS encoding cysteine dioxygenase yields the protein MSVTLSAGLSVSDLTDRNKEEDGHAVLTPPLVPESLLSSSQIPYIQEVEHQYHHKQPSIIDSIAIMAIGIFTKPSALGVSHSTIPNVGPCQQNRFDELVVRLKDALGPSSGLTSDDVDVDFLQQLMEGYDGSDNMWKPYAFGDRSRGYTRNLVDEGNGKSNLLVLVWSPGKGSPIHDHGNAHCLMKILKGNLTETRYAFPNEDEEQKPMKIIGERTYKENSVAYMADELGLHRVSNRGSDFAVSLHCRQCP from the exons ATGTCGGTGACACTATCTGCCGGCTTGTCAGTATCGGATCTGACCGATAGGAATAAGGAAGAGGATGGCCATGCAGTGTTGACCCCGCCCCTTGTTCCAGAGTCTTTGTTGTCCTCTTCTCAGATACCATATATTCAAGAGGTAGaacatcaatatcatcataaacAACCAAGCATCATCGACAGCATAGCAATCATGGCCATCGGTATCTTCACCAAACCCTCTGCACTCGGCGTCAGCCACAGCACAATCCCCAACGTGGGTCCCTGCCAGCAAAATCGTTTCGACGAACTCGTGGTGCGACTCAAGGATGCCCTTGGTCCATCATCGGGGTTGACttctgatgatgttgatgttgacttcCTTCAACAACTGATGGAAGGATATGACGGCTCCGACAACATGTGGAAGCCCTATGCCTTCGGTGATCGCAGTAGGGGATATACCCGCAATCTCGTTGACGAAGGTAACGGCAAAAGTAATTTG CTTGTTCTTGTATGGTCTCCTGGAAAGGGGTCCCCTATCCACGACCACGGCAACGCCCactgcttgatgaagatTCTGAAGGGCAACCTCACCGAGACTCGATACGCATTTCCGAacgaggatgaagaacaGAAACCAATGAAGATCATTGGGGAAAGAACATATAAAGAAAACTCTGTCGCATATATGGCAGACGAACTAGGTCTTCATCGTGTATCCAACAGGGGTAGCGACTTTGCTGTATCCCTCCACTGTAGGCAATGCCCTTAA